In Aliarcobacter faecis, a genomic segment contains:
- the ileS gene encoding isoleucine--tRNA ligase, with amino-acid sequence MDYKDSLLLPKTDFPMRGNLPQNEPLRYKKWDETKVYEKMKGNRIGKPTFTLHDGPPYANGNIHIGHALNKILKDIINKFHYFDGKSIRYTPGWDCHGLPIEQKVEEKIGSEKKKILAKSKLRELCREHATKFVNIQKDEFKSLGVIADWENPYLTMDFKFEANIYRELCSIAKQGLLVQRSKPVYWSWAAQTALAEAEVEYEDKTSPSIFVAFKHKDIDASLIIWTTTPWTLPANQAIALNKDEEYVLTSDKFIVAKKLYNSLIEQEVIKGTIVETIDILKLENTNAINPLNGRDSRVIFGEHVEMSAGSGAVHTAPGHGEDDYKVSLKYGIEVIMPVDAFGKYDETIVREKLFKDTSKYLGLNVFKANDLILEELGSALLKKSDIRHSYPHCWRTHTPIIFRATKQWFISIDDEYGEKNQTLRQNALQIVENLRFYPEWGRNRLKAMLEGRPDWCISRQRDWGVPIAFFRNKKTDEIIFDEKVLNFTAMIFEIHGCDAWYDMEIKDLLNPASGLNPDDLEKTLDILDVWFDSGSTQNAVLRSGNYDAGTFPADMYLEGSDQHRGWFQSSLLTTLASSEVAPYKSILTHGFTVDEKGEKMSKSKGNVVAPDKVLKEYGSEILRLWVAMSDYQSDLKISDNILKQNGELYRKIRNTARFLLANIDGLESLVEIEKLGELDKWILAKAKRVFDEIEASFKVYEFSKGLNKLNNFLVVDLSGIYLDVCKDRLYCDKKDDIHRTASQTAMAMITKKLIGTLACILTYTMDELLDFAPNIIKGEAKDIFDFAKFELPEIKSSISDEFFVEAKEKFSEIKDSLSKEKIIKSTLELEIVTNSTEFLSLDNVESSDWFLVSKVSNINSNEKELGSFKIDNSEFKVFKASGHKCPRCWKYTSSKEDELCFRCNEVVN; translated from the coding sequence ATGGATTATAAAGATAGTTTGCTACTTCCTAAAACAGATTTTCCTATGAGAGGGAATCTTCCACAAAATGAACCACTAAGATATAAAAAGTGGGATGAAACAAAAGTTTATGAAAAAATGAAAGGTAATAGAATAGGAAAACCTACTTTTACACTTCACGATGGACCTCCGTATGCAAATGGTAATATTCATATTGGTCATGCTTTAAATAAAATTCTAAAAGATATTATAAATAAATTTCACTATTTTGATGGTAAAAGTATTAGATATACTCCAGGTTGGGACTGTCATGGTCTTCCTATTGAACAAAAAGTTGAAGAGAAAATTGGAAGCGAAAAGAAAAAAATATTAGCTAAATCAAAATTAAGAGAGCTTTGTCGTGAGCATGCAACAAAGTTTGTAAATATTCAAAAAGATGAGTTTAAATCTTTAGGAGTAATAGCTGATTGGGAAAATCCTTATTTAACAATGGATTTTAAATTTGAAGCAAATATTTATAGAGAACTTTGCTCTATTGCAAAACAAGGATTACTTGTTCAAAGAAGTAAACCAGTCTATTGGTCATGGGCAGCACAAACAGCTTTAGCTGAAGCAGAAGTTGAGTATGAAGATAAAACTTCTCCATCTATATTTGTAGCATTTAAACACAAAGATATTGATGCAAGTTTGATTATTTGGACTACAACACCTTGGACACTTCCAGCAAATCAAGCAATTGCTTTAAATAAAGATGAAGAGTATGTTCTTACAAGTGATAAATTTATAGTTGCAAAGAAACTTTATAACTCTTTAATAGAGCAAGAGGTTATAAAAGGAACTATAGTTGAAACAATAGATATTTTAAAACTAGAAAATACAAATGCTATAAATCCATTAAATGGTAGAGATTCAAGAGTTATATTTGGTGAACATGTTGAAATGAGTGCTGGAAGTGGAGCAGTTCATACAGCTCCAGGACACGGTGAAGATGACTATAAAGTATCTTTGAAATATGGTATTGAAGTAATAATGCCTGTTGATGCTTTTGGAAAATATGATGAAACAATTGTAAGAGAAAAACTTTTTAAAGATACATCTAAATATTTAGGTTTAAATGTATTTAAAGCAAATGATTTGATTTTGGAAGAGTTGGGAAGTGCATTGCTAAAAAAAAGTGATATAAGACACTCATATCCACACTGTTGGAGAACTCACACACCAATTATATTTAGAGCTACAAAACAGTGGTTTATCTCTATTGATGATGAGTATGGAGAAAAGAATCAAACTTTAAGACAAAATGCTCTTCAAATTGTAGAAAATCTGAGATTTTATCCAGAGTGGGGAAGAAATAGATTAAAAGCAATGCTTGAGGGAAGACCAGATTGGTGTATTTCAAGACAGAGAGATTGGGGAGTTCCAATTGCATTTTTTAGAAATAAAAAAACTGATGAGATAATCTTTGATGAAAAAGTTTTAAATTTTACAGCTATGATTTTTGAAATTCACGGGTGTGATGCTTGGTATGATATGGAGATTAAAGATTTACTAAATCCAGCAAGTGGTTTAAACCCAGATGATTTAGAGAAAACTTTAGATATTTTAGATGTTTGGTTTGATAGTGGAAGTACACAAAATGCAGTTTTAAGAAGTGGAAATTATGATGCTGGAACATTTCCTGCTGATATGTATCTTGAAGGAAGTGATCAACATAGAGGTTGGTTCCAATCTTCACTTTTAACAACACTTGCAAGTAGCGAAGTTGCACCTTATAAATCAATTTTAACTCATGGATTCACTGTTGATGAAAAGGGTGAGAAAATGAGTAAATCTAAAGGAAATGTTGTTGCTCCTGATAAAGTTTTAAAAGAGTATGGAAGTGAGATTTTAAGACTTTGGGTTGCTATGAGTGATTATCAAAGTGATTTAAAAATTTCAGATAATATTTTAAAACAAAATGGGGAACTATATAGAAAAATTAGAAATACAGCAAGATTTTTACTGGCAAATATAGATGGGCTTGAGAGTTTAGTAGAGATTGAAAAGCTTGGAGAGTTAGATAAGTGGATTTTAGCAAAGGCGAAAAGAGTTTTTGATGAGATAGAAGCTTCATTTAAAGTTTATGAGTTTTCAAAAGGTTTAAATAAATTAAATAACTTTTTAGTTGTAGATTTATCAGGAATTTATCTTGATGTTTGTAAAGATAGATTATATTGTGATAAAAAAGATGATATTCATAGAACTGCTTCACAAACAGCAATGGCGATGATTACTAAAAAACTAATAGGTACATTAGCTTGCATTTTAACTTATACTATGGATGAATTACTTGATTTTGCACCAAATATTATAAAAGGTGAAGCAAAAGATATTTTTGATTTTGCAAAATTTGAGTTGCCAGAAATTAAATCATCTATAAGTGATGAGTTTTTTGTAGAAGCAAAAGAGAAATTCTCTGAAATTAAAGATAGTTTAAGTAAAGAAAAGATAATTAAATCAACACTAGAGTTAGAAATAGTTACAAATAGTACAGAATTTTTATCTTTAGATAATGTAGAGTCAAGTGATTGGTTTTTAGTAAGTAAGGTTTCAAATATTAATTCAAATGAGAAAGAGTTAGGAAGTTTTAAAATAGATAATAGTGAATTTAAAGTATTTAAAGCAAGTGGACATAAATGTCCTAGATGTTGGAAATATACTTCATCAAAAGAAGATGAATTATGCTTTAGATGTAATGAAGTGGTAAATTAA
- a CDS encoding VC_2705 family sodium/solute symporter encodes MELQSLIYLFVGISFTIYFGLALWTKSSSTKDFYIAKSSFSPITNGISIAVDFISAVTFVALAGTISYLGFNGSAYIMGFTGGFVLLALLIVPYLRKFGKFHLCEFVEARYYSKFARNLTIFIIIIVSFIYISAQMKGIGIVFSRIFQIDKEIALVVAIFVAFLYSLLGGIRQVTYTQIAQYIIILFAFITPIIYLSLELTDGFIPQLALFSKTTFAFDTGVKIIPEGTFLLHVLDNSLEDFGFTYTKALGVLDLFTISLSLMLGVAILPHILVKFISTPSINDTRKSAFWALVFIAIIYTAISPLGVLSKINNIKHTQNVEYEAFINDEVKNQNHIVNSGKWLQIWQNIGEIKYFEKNNDGKIQINDSLSNELYINPDIQTLLNPEIANLPNWTIALILAGALAAALSTMTGLILISTNSILIFFEEKQIAHNSIKYKVLSKIFILIIISLATFFTIPYYTIIETISISFTILAATLFPTIVLGIFNKNITKEGAISGLIISLIFILTYIIYFCFINNRVSSFDDYLFGIMPTAIGVIGAIINIFITIIISRFTPKVPEEVLLLIDDLRSPSINKKESL; translated from the coding sequence ATGGAACTTCAATCTTTAATCTACCTTTTCGTAGGAATATCTTTTACAATATATTTTGGTCTAGCTTTATGGACAAAATCTAGCTCAACAAAAGATTTTTATATTGCAAAAAGTAGTTTTAGTCCCATTACAAATGGTATTTCTATAGCTGTAGATTTTATAAGTGCTGTTACTTTTGTAGCTCTTGCTGGGACTATTTCATATCTAGGTTTTAATGGTTCAGCTTATATTATGGGATTTACAGGAGGTTTTGTACTTTTAGCACTACTTATTGTTCCTTATTTAAGAAAATTTGGTAAATTTCATTTATGTGAATTTGTAGAAGCTAGATATTATTCAAAATTTGCTAGAAATTTAACAATATTTATAATAATAATTGTCTCATTTATCTATATTTCAGCACAAATGAAAGGAATAGGAATTGTATTTTCAAGAATTTTTCAAATAGATAAAGAGATAGCTTTGGTAGTTGCTATTTTTGTAGCATTTTTATACTCACTACTTGGTGGAATTAGACAAGTTACATATACACAAATAGCCCAATACATAATAATTTTATTCGCATTTATAACTCCTATTATATATCTTAGTTTAGAACTTACAGATGGTTTTATTCCTCAACTTGCCCTATTTTCAAAAACTACATTTGCTTTTGATACAGGAGTTAAAATAATTCCTGAAGGGACTTTCCTACTTCATGTTTTAGATAATAGTTTAGAAGATTTTGGATTTACTTATACAAAAGCATTAGGAGTTTTAGATCTTTTTACAATATCTCTATCTTTAATGCTAGGAGTTGCCATATTACCTCATATTTTAGTAAAATTTATATCAACACCTAGTATAAATGATACTAGAAAATCTGCTTTTTGGGCATTAGTTTTTATTGCCATTATTTATACTGCTATATCTCCTTTAGGAGTATTATCAAAAATAAATAATATTAAACATACACAAAATGTAGAGTATGAAGCTTTTATCAATGATGAAGTAAAAAATCAAAATCATATAGTAAATAGTGGAAAATGGCTTCAAATTTGGCAAAATATTGGAGAGATAAAATATTTTGAAAAAAACAATGATGGAAAAATACAAATAAACGATTCTCTTTCAAATGAACTTTATATAAATCCAGATATTCAAACTCTACTAAATCCAGAAATTGCAAATTTACCAAACTGGACAATAGCATTAATACTTGCAGGGGCTTTAGCTGCAGCTTTATCAACTATGACTGGGTTAATTTTAATAAGTACAAACTCTATACTAATCTTTTTTGAAGAGAAACAAATAGCTCATAATAGTATAAAATATAAAGTTTTATCAAAAATTTTTATTCTAATAATTATATCTTTAGCAACATTCTTTACAATTCCTTATTACACAATAATAGAAACTATTTCAATCTCTTTTACCATTTTAGCAGCTACACTTTTTCCTACAATTGTTCTTGGGATTTTTAATAAGAATATTACTAAGGAAGGTGCAATTTCAGGTTTAATTATTTCTTTAATCTTTATTTTAACTTATATAATATATTTTTGTTTTATAAATAATAGAGTAAGTTCATTTGATGACTACTTATTTGGTATTATGCCAACAGCAATTGGCGTTATAGGTGCTATTATAAATATTTTTATTACTATCATTATTTCAAGATTTACACCAAAAGTACCAGAAGAAGTTCTTTTACTAATAGATGATTTAAGATCACCATCAATAAATAAAAAGGAAAGTTTATGA
- a CDS encoding DUF294 nucleotidyltransferase-like domain-containing protein encodes MSIQDQETFLSNIHPFGHLTPSQMSMCLQHMDIAYYPKDTILISPNNIPNTFFIIIKGSVFEYSKDNNLIMDYQSEDSFDSNSLIYGKCEHTFKVNEELICYEIDKKAFLSLIEKNQEFKDFFLKDLVNKIKTLKDKEYTSELSSFMIAKVQDTLIHEACMVEEDTKLIDAIKKSMQFKTSTIIIKSETLGYGIITDSLLKVKVLLEGRDLTIPVKDIAIFPLLTIQKDDYLFEALTILVKRNIKRVGVVNSSGEMVGILEQIDILSHFANHTYVIESKIKNAKNVQDLKNASKDFLDIIISLQAKGVKIHHISSLIGQLNTKVYQKLYSLILPKELQDSACLIVMGSEGRNEQIIRTDQDNALIVRDGVNVEQYRPYMQQLTNDLIELGYPPCEGNIMVSNPTWCKNFNDFKNEIIKWINNPDMKGYLDLAIFIDSFAVAGDKELLISLKEFLFNKVQNDLFLAYFAKSTTAFETPTAISSFIGKNNLINIKKAAIFPIVQGIRSLSLKEKIKETTTVKRIKILEDRKIIEKNMAAELIEAFEIVNTLRLKHHLDAINNGKAISNEFNTNNLGKIERDLLKESLKIVSEFKKFISYIFKLDKIY; translated from the coding sequence ATGAGTATTCAAGATCAAGAGACATTTCTATCAAATATCCATCCATTTGGACATTTAACTCCTAGTCAAATGTCTATGTGCCTACAACATATGGATATTGCATACTATCCAAAAGATACAATTTTAATTAGCCCAAATAATATTCCAAATACATTTTTTATAATTATAAAAGGTTCTGTTTTTGAATATAGTAAAGATAATAATTTAATTATGGATTACCAAAGTGAAGACTCCTTTGATTCAAATTCTCTAATATATGGAAAATGTGAACATACTTTTAAAGTTAATGAGGAACTAATCTGCTATGAAATAGATAAAAAAGCTTTTTTATCTTTAATAGAAAAAAATCAAGAGTTCAAAGATTTCTTCTTAAAAGATTTAGTAAATAAAATAAAAACTCTAAAAGATAAAGAGTATACATCAGAATTATCATCTTTTATGATAGCAAAAGTTCAAGATACTCTAATTCACGAAGCTTGTATGGTTGAAGAAGATACAAAATTAATAGATGCAATAAAAAAATCTATGCAATTTAAAACATCAACAATTATTATAAAAAGTGAAACTTTAGGATATGGGATTATTACAGATTCTCTTTTAAAAGTTAAAGTCCTTTTAGAGGGTAGAGATTTAACAATTCCCGTAAAAGATATTGCTATTTTTCCACTATTAACTATACAAAAAGATGATTATTTATTTGAAGCTTTAACTATTTTAGTAAAAAGAAATATAAAAAGGGTTGGTGTTGTAAATAGTAGTGGAGAAATGGTTGGAATATTAGAACAAATAGATATTTTATCTCATTTTGCAAACCACACTTATGTTATTGAATCAAAAATCAAAAATGCAAAAAATGTACAAGATTTAAAAAATGCAAGTAAAGATTTCCTTGATATTATTATAAGCCTTCAAGCAAAAGGTGTAAAAATTCACCATATTTCAAGCCTAATAGGACAATTAAATACAAAAGTTTATCAAAAATTATATAGCCTTATTCTTCCAAAAGAGCTTCAAGATAGTGCTTGTTTAATAGTAATGGGTAGTGAAGGAAGAAATGAGCAAATAATTAGAACAGACCAAGATAATGCTTTAATTGTAAGAGATGGAGTTAATGTAGAACAATATAGACCTTATATGCAACAACTAACAAATGATTTAATAGAGTTAGGATATCCTCCTTGTGAAGGGAATATCATGGTTTCAAATCCTACTTGGTGTAAAAATTTTAATGATTTTAAAAATGAAATCATTAAATGGATAAATAATCCTGATATGAAAGGTTACTTAGATTTAGCAATATTTATAGACTCTTTTGCTGTTGCTGGAGATAAGGAACTTCTAATTAGCCTAAAAGAGTTTCTATTTAATAAAGTGCAAAATGACCTATTCTTAGCATATTTTGCAAAATCAACAACGGCTTTTGAAACTCCAACTGCAATATCTAGTTTTATTGGTAAAAATAACTTAATAAATATAAAGAAAGCTGCTATTTTCCCAATAGTTCAAGGAATTAGAAGTTTAAGTTTAAAAGAAAAAATAAAAGAGACAACAACTGTAAAAAGAATTAAAATTCTTGAAGACAGAAAAATTATTGAAAAAAATATGGCTGCTGAATTAATTGAAGCATTTGAAATAGTAAATACACTAAGATTAAAACATCATCTTGATGCAATAAATAATGGAAAAGCTATTTCAAATGAATTTAATACAAATAACTTAGGAAAAATAGAGAGAGATCTTTTAAAAGAGAGCTTAAAAATTGTAAGTGAATTTAAAAAATTTATCTCTTACATATTTAAATTAGATAAGATTTACTAA
- a CDS encoding DUF4212 domain-containing protein, translating into MNKKLNFAQQYWKENILLIAKLLFIWSIFTFGFAILGVNLLNNFEFFGVKLGFFLANQGSILFFIFIIFIYIKKSSKLDEKYSISE; encoded by the coding sequence GTGAATAAAAAATTAAATTTTGCACAACAATATTGGAAAGAGAATATTTTACTTATTGCAAAATTACTATTTATTTGGTCTATATTTACATTTGGATTTGCTATTCTTGGAGTGAATTTATTAAATAACTTTGAATTTTTTGGTGTAAAACTCGGTTTCTTTCTAGCTAATCAAGGTTCAATACTATTTTTTATTTTTATAATATTTATATATATCAAAAAAAGTTCAAAACTTGATGAAAAATATTCTATAAGCGAATAA
- a CDS encoding CinA family protein, whose translation MYNNIFSTNNMIELQELLRKHNKSITTAESCTGGLVASMITQISGSSDIFNGSIITYSNKIKNLELNVKNETLEKYGAVSTQTVNEMLDGVIIKFDANFAIAISGIAGPNGGTINKPIGTVVIGICDNKAHKIVETYHFNGSRIEIQKQAAKTSLKEILKFAQKTLDN comes from the coding sequence ATGTACAACAATATATTTTCTACAAATAATATGATAGAACTTCAAGAACTTTTGAGAAAACACAATAAATCAATCACAACAGCAGAATCTTGTACAGGTGGATTAGTTGCTAGTATGATTACACAAATTAGTGGTTCAAGTGATATTTTTAATGGAAGTATTATTACATATTCAAATAAAATAAAAAATCTAGAGCTAAATGTAAAAAATGAAACTTTAGAAAAATATGGGGCTGTTAGTACACAAACTGTAAATGAGATGTTAGATGGTGTAATAATTAAATTTGATGCTAATTTTGCTATTGCAATATCAGGAATTGCTGGTCCCAATGGTGGAACAATAAATAAACCAATTGGTACAGTCGTAATTGGAATTTGTGATAATAAAGCCCATAAAATAGTAGAAACTTATCACTTTAATGGTAGTAGAATTGAAATCCAAAAACAAGCAGCAAAAACATCTTTAAAAGAAATTTTAAAATTTGCACAAAAAACTCTTGACAATTAA
- a CDS encoding sensor histidine kinase produces MLKAKSLYHLIVYSIVFIIILISFFTFIIINNAHEELQEKIHTLKTDYTNNQKALLKTHVDYVIKFIDYYHKQNKDLKPINEIKRDVILAINQLKLSNNPNEYIFIYDFEGNVVLSSTERLNIGKNFLNIKDSSGKYPIIELIKESQNKDGGYVNYFWTKPEASKETNKLSFVNSYAEWNWTIGKGVYLDEIDRLIKQKEEEYNKKISNYTLQITSLTILLILYSIFIYKNATILIVNDVKEIGNYFKESQKSDNPINQNRIIFGEFKVIANYANDAMTNMKLKSSMLEELNKNLEIKVNEKTKELSDLVESQKQFLKNSVHEINTPLAIIRTNIDLLKMKIPNNNYITNIESGSKTIQYIYDDLSYLIKKDRVTYEKEYIEFSQVLKDRMDFFEEIVKSNSLYFIKNIEDDVYLKFNQTELQRIIDNNLSNAVKYSFSKSPIFVKLIYLNDDEIEFSVTTNSKKIESIDKIFDDFYRENNARGGFGLGLKIVKEICDKNFVIIDILSDTKETKFIYRFKINEDTTS; encoded by the coding sequence ATGTTAAAAGCAAAATCTCTTTATCACTTAATAGTTTATAGTATTGTTTTCATTATTATATTAATCTCATTTTTTACATTTATAATAATAAATAATGCTCATGAAGAGCTTCAAGAAAAGATACATACTTTAAAAACAGACTATACAAATAACCAAAAAGCTCTACTTAAAACTCACGTTGATTATGTTATTAAATTTATCGACTATTATCACAAACAAAATAAAGACTTAAAACCTATTAATGAGATAAAAAGAGATGTTATCCTTGCTATAAACCAATTAAAACTAAGTAATAATCCAAATGAATATATTTTTATTTATGATTTTGAAGGAAATGTAGTATTAAGCTCAACTGAAAGATTAAATATTGGAAAGAATTTTTTAAATATTAAAGACTCTTCTGGGAAATATCCAATTATTGAGTTAATTAAAGAGTCACAAAATAAAGATGGTGGTTATGTAAACTACTTTTGGACAAAACCAGAAGCTTCAAAAGAGACAAATAAACTATCTTTTGTAAACTCCTATGCTGAATGGAATTGGACAATAGGTAAAGGTGTATATCTTGATGAAATTGACAGGCTAATTAAACAAAAAGAGGAAGAGTATAATAAAAAAATCTCTAACTATACTTTACAAATTACATCTCTTACAATTTTACTTATTTTATACTCTATTTTTATCTATAAAAATGCAACTATCCTAATAGTAAATGATGTAAAAGAGATAGGAAATTACTTTAAAGAGTCTCAAAAAAGTGATAATCCAATAAATCAAAATAGAATTATTTTTGGTGAATTCAAAGTTATTGCAAATTATGCAAATGATGCTATGACAAATATGAAACTAAAAAGTTCTATGTTAGAAGAGTTAAACAAAAATCTAGAGATAAAAGTTAATGAAAAGACAAAAGAGTTATCTGACTTAGTAGAATCACAAAAACAATTTCTAAAAAATTCTGTTCACGAGATAAATACTCCTTTAGCAATTATAAGAACAAATATAGATCTGCTAAAAATGAAAATTCCAAATAACAACTATATTACAAATATAGAATCTGGATCAAAAACAATTCAATATATTTATGATGATTTATCTTACTTAATCAAAAAAGATAGAGTCACTTATGAAAAAGAGTATATTGAATTTTCACAAGTTTTAAAAGATAGAATGGATTTTTTTGAAGAGATTGTAAAATCAAACTCTTTATATTTTATAAAAAATATTGAAGATGATGTATATTTAAAATTTAATCAAACAGAACTTCAAAGAATTATTGATAATAACCTTTCAAATGCTGTTAAATACTCATTTAGCAAATCCCCTATTTTTGTAAAATTAATCTATTTAAATGATGATGAAATAGAGTTTAGTGTTACAACAAATTCAAAAAAGATAGAGAGTATTGATAAGATTTTTGATGATTTTTATAGAGAAAATAATGCAAGAGGTGGTTTTGGACTTGGTCTTAAAATAGTAAAAGAGATTTGTGATAAAAATTTTGTTATAATAGATATTCTATCTGATACAAAAGAGACAAAATTTATATATAGGTTTAAAATAAATGAAGATACTACTTCTTGA
- a CDS encoding response regulator transcription factor, translating into MKILLLEDELMLNSAISEYLRGIGHMVESFMDGADVLNSIEQGYDLLILDVNVPSIDGFSILNELNNRKIHIPTIFISAQIDIEDITKAYNLGAREYLKKPFHLGELGIKINQILKKEQNNTSHIRFSENYSYSKDKQTLYFNGEPQNLTKKQLEIIHILALNINMIVDFERFRVDVWDAENIDNPTIRAEISRLKKSLKEDFIKNIRGLGYKIDRYYSA; encoded by the coding sequence ATGAAGATACTACTTCTTGAAGATGAATTAATGCTAAATAGTGCTATTAGTGAATATCTAAGAGGCATTGGACATATGGTTGAGAGTTTTATGGATGGAGCTGATGTTTTAAATAGCATTGAACAAGGATATGATTTACTTATTCTTGATGTAAATGTTCCTTCTATTGATGGATTTTCAATTTTAAATGAATTAAATAATAGAAAAATTCATATTCCAACAATATTTATCTCAGCTCAAATTGATATTGAAGATATTACAAAAGCCTATAATTTAGGTGCTAGGGAGTATTTAAAAAAACCTTTTCATTTGGGTGAACTTGGTATTAAAATAAATCAAATATTAAAAAAAGAGCAAAATAATACAAGTCATATTAGATTTTCTGAAAATTACTCTTACTCAAAAGATAAACAAACACTTTATTTTAATGGTGAACCTCAAAATCTTACAAAAAAACAGCTAGAGATTATTCATATATTAGCTTTAAATATAAATATGATTGTAGATTTTGAAAGATTTAGAGTTGATGTTTGGGATGCTGAAAATATTGATAATCCAACAATTAGAGCTGAAATTTCAAGGCTTAAAAAGAGCCTAAAAGAGGATTTTATAAAAAATATTAGAGGACTTGGATATAAAATAGATAGATACTACTCTGCTTAA
- a CDS encoding FAD-dependent oxidoreductase: MSEKHYEVVIVGGGISGAALFFELAKYSDVNNICLLEKYEELATLNSKGTSNSQTIHVGDIETNYTFEKAKITKRTAKMIEKFNLMYDLQDKIMFKHQKMALGVGEKEVQFITDRYNKFKEIFPYLELWDKEALREKEPLLVYSDKERTKDRPEPIVAMGTNDQYTTVDFGAMTKELVKAGQNANSEKITDVYFNSEVEEIQKIGDKFKLTTTNGTVYTADFVVVNAGAHSLYLAHKMGYGKHMGSLSMAGSFYITNGTYLNGKVYMVQNDKLPFAALHGDPDILCDGKTRFGPTALALLVLERYKGGKSLFQCLKTLNLDGNIIKIFWDLLKDSDIRNYIFKNFLFEVPGINKKLFVKDAQKIVPSLSVDDIEYAKGFGGVRPQVLNKTEQKLMLGEASITEEKGIIFNMTPSPGATSCLGNAERDIKLVCSYLGKNFNEDQFLADFTDDK, encoded by the coding sequence ATGAGCGAAAAACACTATGAGGTCGTAATTGTAGGTGGAGGAATTTCAGGAGCTGCTTTATTCTTTGAATTAGCAAAATATTCTGATGTTAATAATATTTGTTTACTTGAGAAGTATGAAGAACTAGCAACTTTAAACTCTAAAGGTACTAGTAACTCTCAAACAATACATGTTGGAGATATTGAGACAAACTATACTTTTGAAAAAGCAAAAATTACAAAAAGAACTGCAAAAATGATTGAGAAGTTCAACTTAATGTATGACCTTCAAGATAAAATTATGTTTAAACATCAAAAAATGGCTTTAGGTGTGGGTGAGAAAGAAGTTCAATTTATCACTGATAGATATAACAAATTTAAAGAGATTTTCCCATACTTAGAGTTATGGGATAAAGAAGCTTTAAGAGAAAAAGAGCCTTTATTAGTATATTCAGATAAAGAAAGAACAAAAGATAGACCAGAACCAATTGTAGCTATGGGAACAAATGACCAATATACAACTGTTGATTTTGGAGCAATGACAAAAGAGCTTGTAAAAGCTGGTCAAAATGCAAATAGTGAAAAAATAACAGATGTTTATTTTAATTCAGAAGTTGAAGAGATTCAAAAAATTGGTGATAAATTTAAATTAACTACAACAAATGGTACAGTTTATACTGCTGATTTTGTGGTTGTAAATGCTGGAGCTCACTCACTATATTTAGCACATAAAATGGGATATGGAAAACATATGGGATCACTTTCTATGGCTGGATCATTTTATATTACAAATGGAACTTACTTAAATGGAAAAGTTTATATGGTACAAAATGATAAACTTCCATTTGCTGCACTTCATGGGGATCCAGATATTTTATGTGATGGAAAAACAAGATTTGGACCAACAGCTCTTGCACTATTAGTATTAGAAAGATATAAAGGTGGTAAATCTTTATTCCAATGCTTAAAAACTTTAAATTTAGATGGAAATATTATAAAAATTTTCTGGGATTTATTAAAAGATAGTGATATTAGAAACTATATCTTCAAAAACTTCTTATTTGAAGTACCTGGAATCAACAAAAAACTATTTGTTAAAGATGCACAAAAAATAGTACCATCATTAAGTGTTGATGATATTGAATATGCAAAAGGATTTGGTGGAGTAAGACCTCAAGTTTTAAATAAAACTGAACAAAAACTAATGCTTGGTGAAGCTTCAATTACAGAAGAAAAAGGTATTATCTTTAATATGACTCCATCTCCAGGAGCTACATCTTGTCTTGGAAATGCAGAGAGAGATATTAAATTAGTTTGTTCATACCTTGGAAAAAATTTCAATGAAGATCAATTCTTAGCTGACTTTACAGATGACAAATAA